The Candidatus Paceibacterota bacterium genomic sequence ATTCCCGACTGCTCGCGGCGTAATTTTTGAGAAAGTTTTCCATTCTTGGAATTGTAATTGAAAGGTAGTCTTCGCGGATCAGTGAAACAAGGTAGGAGTCTTCGTGGTCCGAAGACTCCTCCATTTGTTGATCTAGACGGCCCTCGATAACCATCCCGTAATACTGTTGCCACGCGAGCATACGTTCATTGGATCCCGCGATCCGTCCGTGAAGTTTCTGCAACCCCAACATCTCAAAAGCTACTTTGTATAGAATCAACGTTGCCTCAACGGCGATTGGTTGATTGCTAAAGTTTTTATCAACGAGAAACCGGGCGGGCTCTGCAAGTAGGTTCACTAAATCAATCTTCACGAGTGAGATCATCCCGCAAGGTTCACCATTGGTTGTCTCGATGATGAAATTCAATTCATTTTCAGGCCGAGATTGGATCCACTCTTCTTGCTCACTGATCTTTTGGGCTCCAACGTGGAGTAGCCGTGCACGGGGAGAGAGTCTCCAATTAAGGGTGAGCTCAGCATCGGAGACCACTAGGAGTCTGAGCCTCACATACTTCCCAGTGAGGCACTTCTCCAATATTTCAGGAATCCGCAAGGTCTAATCCGAGACCATGTGGTTTATGCATTTATGTTTCATCGAACACTTTGATCGATATCGATGACAGTTCCATTTACTGAGGGTGCACCTACTAGAGTTTTAATAACTGAGGCAATATCTTTGGGATCCAAACTTGCAGCGGTCGGTATGCGCAATTTGAGTGCGTCCATATTCTTCTGCGGAAGATTCTGGCTGTACCCGAAATCCAACAGCCCAAGCTGCAGTACGTTCGATGTGATACCGAATTTCGCATACTCGACGGCAATAGTCCTGCTTAACCCAACCTGCGCAGACTTAATCATTGCGTAGATGGACCCGCCAGCAACGCCTCTCGAACTCTCCTTTGATCCAATAAAGATGACCCGTCCAAAGTTTTGTTGGATCATTGTTAGCAGAACGTCCTTGATAAGCAGAGTTGGAAATTCAAGATTAGATTCAAGGTCAGCAGTTAACTGTTCATGCGAGATATCTTTGAGCAACGTCGGCTCGGTACCTATTCCGACAAAGACAAGGACGATGTCTTTATTCGAACTTATCTGCGCTGCGACAGATGGCGCATCGTGATAATTGGTGTCGATGAAACCGATATCTCGTCCACTGAATTCACCCGTAAGGCTGGCCGGGCGTTGTCGTCCAACCAGAACTACTTCTTCTTTCTCAAAGTGTCGGAGCAAGCGCTCGGTTAAAGCGGCGTTGGCACCAATGAAGAAAATCATCCTTTCGCCTCCAATAAAACCGATGTCATGCTCAATCCGACCCCGAAGGCGTGAAGGAGAATATTCCTCCCCAATGCCCCATCTGAAATACATTTCAATCTCTCTTTGAGGGCAATTGGGATGCTGGAAGAGACTGTATTTCCGATTTCCGAGGCAGTGAAGAGTTCTTTGCCCTCGATACCTAAGCGCTCACCAATCATTTCTACGACGATTCTACTTCCTTGATGGAGAAACCATTCGTCTATCTCATCGACTCGTAACCCAGCCTCAGCAAGGAGGGAGGGCACCATTTCTGCAGAGTATGAAAGGGACCAAGCAAGGACCGAGGAACCCTCCATCTCAAGTTTGAGATCGGCAAGTTCGGATCCTTGTATAGAAATCTTCTCCGACTGGGAGAAATCATTCCGAGTTTGGTGTTTAACAATCTTGAATTCATCTCCAGGAACGATTGTGCAGAGCGAAATGGCATCCGAGAAAATTGGCGAAACACTTGAATCGCTCTTGGTGAAATAGTCCGAGTACTTCTCAGCACAGACTATATGCACCCTAGGTGCACTATGCGCACTTACTAGCGCATCGGCCATAATAATCGCGCGTGCGAATCCACTGCAACCGTCCGATACTTCGATGATATTCACGGCACTTGATTCCGAAACATCCTTGAAAACTGTGGCCGAACTTCCCGGGATAAATTCAAGGATGGACTGATTCACGAAAATAACGAAATCGCCTTTGAGAAGAACTAATTTCTCTTTGAGGAAGTTGGAGAAGAATTCACTACTCCCTAGTGACGTGTGATGAACATTTATGAAACCTGAGCGGGAGACCAACTTTGAGTAATCTCTACCAACCTCCCTGCAGAGTGCCTCTACAGAAATGCGATTTTCCCCCAGCGCATAGTCAATTTCTTGGATACTGAAACTCACTCGATTAACCCATGATCTTTAAGTTCGGCGAAAATTCCTCGCATGGTGGTGGCTGTGGCAATGCCGGGTATTTTGTCGGTGGCACCGTTAGTCAATTTTGCAAGAGTGGCAAAAATTGAAAGTTGGCCAAGCGAATCCCAATTCTCGGTATTGTCCATTGTGGAGTCGAGATTTAACCCCGACTCTTCAATAGCAAAAGCCAGCTCTTTGAGAATTTCATCTCCGCTTAACATTGTGATACCCCTCAATTGGTCGATGTTCGCATACTTATGGCAAACAAAATCTACTCCCGTCAGGGTCGTAACTCATATATCTGCGTTGTGAATTGAAAGGATTCTCCGTTGGAGGTGAAACTCACCAAGTTCTTCTCTTTTAAGGATTCCATCTCAACTTGATCGTCTACCTTCGGAATTCTCAACGACCATTGATTCTCACTAAGGAGTGTGACGCGCGAGAAGTTGGCTCGCATCAGACGAAGCCCAGCGGCGGTATCGCTGAGTGAAATCAAAGGAATAAGTACGGAAGAATTGGAGTCTCGCAGGTGTGATTTTGCATTTTCAATTATGACCTTCACCAGCGCCAAACCGTCTGCTCCCGTCTCACATGGGACGCCTTCAAACCAGGTGTCGAGCATAGGGATTTGATCCGAAATTCCAGAGACATCGCAGACAATGAGGTCAAAAACTTCATCTACCCAGGGCTCGAAAAGCGATCCATTTACTGCTATTTCACCCAGGTGCAGGATGGAAGCGTTGTATTTTGCAGCCTCAACCGCTTCTCTGGATTGATCTGAAAGACAGACACTCACCTCCCTATTTGGATCGAGAGCCAATTCAAGGCCGATAATTCCCCACCCGCATCCGAGGTCAAGGACCCTCATTCCTGGCGCAATTCTTCTCTTCGCTTCCTTGAGTAGAAAGGAAGTGGTGGCTGTCGGTTGGAATACTCCTTCACCTGATGTACGTAACTCGTCACTGAACGGAAGAAGATTCTCGGCACCAAGTGCACGGAGAAATCGACTTGTCGTCGTCAAGATCGTCCGCCAGCGCTGAGTTGGTGCCCGCGAAGTCCAAGTAGTTCTTCGTAATCTCTAATGTATTCATTCGCATCATAAGGTTCGGAAGCGAAGACCCCTAGAACCGCATTTGAAGTATTGCCATGTTGGATTCCCCAGACCAATGCAGGAATATGCAAACCCTGTCTCGGTGAATCCAGAAGGTACTCCTCTTCGTGCAGCCCGTCTTTAAGTGTGACGAGCACACTTCCCGCTAATGCGACAAGGACTTGCTGGCATGTTCTGTGGGCGTGATCGCCGCGCACACTCGTTGCGGGCACGTTATACACGGAGTAGAAGCGTTTGGGCATAAATGGAAGGTCCGCAAGGAACTCGATAACCGTAAGATCTCCGCGGTCATCAAGTGAAGTTTTGAAAGTTAAAAGTGAGCCAAGAGAACGGCCATTTGTGGAGTTCTTAGTCATTGTCTTCCATCTTTTTATTAAAGATTCTGTGTTCAGAGATAATGGCAATGGGGCGAAGTTTTGTGTTCTCGTAAGCTCTCCAGGCATAGGAGCCCACGACTCCCAATCCCAACAATATTCCAGATGTTGAAGCAAGAATCACTGTCATCAGCGCTGCATATCCAGGCGGATTCAATGATCCCGTAAGTGATACCCAAAAGATCGCAATTCCTAAAATTACTGATGCCAAAATCCCAAATAAGCCCACAAACTGGAGGGCGATAATAGGGATGTCCGTGAATGCGAAGACACTATCCATGAAATAACGAATTCTCTTTCGCAGGGTCCAGCTACTTGACCCATAAGGCCTACTCAATCGAGTGTAATCGATGAATTCTCGACGAAATCCAACCCAGAATAGGAGGCCAATCAAACTCGTGCTTCCCTCTGGTAATTTATTTAGTTGGTTGGCGACGTTACGGGTACAGGCAAAAACATCTACACCACCGGACGGAACCTCCCTATTAATAATGCGTTTGTAGTTCCCCCAATAGATCCTTGCCATGAGCGCAGAAGAGAAATTGTCGTGTCTGGCAATTCTTCTCCCCATGACGATATCTGAGGAGCCTTCCTCAAGTTTGTTGAAGAACTTTCTGATTAATTCTGGTGGCTCCTGCAGATCGGCTGCAATAACGGCGATGTAATCTCCTTGTGCCGCCGCCAAACCCATCCGAACTGCAGATAAAGATCCAAAATTTCTCGAAAGTTGGAGAACTTGCGAGGTCATG encodes the following:
- a CDS encoding GNAT family N-acetyltransferase; translation: MRLRLLVVSDAELTLNWRLSPRARLLHVGAQKISEQEEWIQSRPENELNFIIETTNGEPCGMISLVKIDLVNLLAEPARFLVDKNFSNQPIAVEATLILYKVAFEMLGLQKLHGRIAGSNERMLAWQQYYGMVIEGRLDQQMEESSDHEDSYLVSLIREDYLSITIPRMENFLKNYAASSRESRDGEI
- a CDS encoding SDR family oxidoreductase codes for the protein MIFFIGANAALTERLLRHFEKEEVVLVGRQRPASLTGEFSGRDIGFIDTNYHDAPSVAAQISSNKDIVLVFVGIGTEPTLLKDISHEQLTADLESNLEFPTLLIKDVLLTMIQQNFGRVIFIGSKESSRGVAGGSIYAMIKSAQVGLSRTIAVEYAKFGITSNVLQLGLLDFGYSQNLPQKNMDALKLRIPTAASLDPKDIASVIKTLVGAPSVNGTVIDIDQSVR
- a CDS encoding 3-oxoacyl-[acyl-carrier-protein] synthase III C-terminal domain-containing protein, translating into MSFSIQEIDYALGENRISVEALCREVGRDYSKLVSRSGFINVHHTSLGSSEFFSNFLKEKLVLLKGDFVIFVNQSILEFIPGSSATVFKDVSESSAVNIIEVSDGCSGFARAIIMADALVSAHSAPRVHIVCAEKYSDYFTKSDSSVSPIFSDAISLCTIVPGDEFKIVKHQTRNDFSQSEKISIQGSELADLKLEMEGSSVLAWSLSYSAEMVPSLLAEAGLRVDEIDEWFLHQGSRIVVEMIGERLGIEGKELFTASEIGNTVSSSIPIALKERLKCISDGALGRNILLHAFGVGLSMTSVLLEAKG
- a CDS encoding methyltransferase, whose protein sequence is MTTTSRFLRALGAENLLPFSDELRTSGEGVFQPTATTSFLLKEAKRRIAPGMRVLDLGCGWGIIGLELALDPNREVSVCLSDQSREAVEAAKYNASILHLGEIAVNGSLFEPWVDEVFDLIVCDVSGISDQIPMLDTWFEGVPCETGADGLALVKVIIENAKSHLRDSNSSVLIPLISLSDTAAGLRLMRANFSRVTLLSENQWSLRIPKVDDQVEMESLKEKNLVSFTSNGESFQFTTQIYELRP
- a CDS encoding FdtA/QdtA family cupin domain-containing protein; the encoded protein is MTKNSTNGRSLGSLLTFKTSLDDRGDLTVIEFLADLPFMPKRFYSVYNVPATSVRGDHAHRTCQQVLVALAGSVLVTLKDGLHEEEYLLDSPRQGLHIPALVWGIQHGNTSNAVLGVFASEPYDANEYIRDYEELLGLRGHQLSAGGRS
- a CDS encoding glycosyltransferase family 2 protein, which encodes MPNKVTHSVVIPVYKNEESIDELVDSLQKLSESIIGVLEVVFVVDGSPDASASKINLRFPNEYMTSQVLQLSRNFGSLSAVRMGLAAAQGDYIAVIAADLQEPPELIRKFFNKLEEGSSDIVMGRRIARHDNFSSALMARIYWGNYKRIINREVPSGGVDVFACTRNVANQLNKLPEGSTSLIGLLFWVGFRREFIDYTRLSRPYGSSSWTLRKRIRYFMDSVFAFTDIPIIALQFVGLFGILASVILGIAIFWVSLTGSLNPPGYAALMTVILASTSGILLGLGVVGSYAWRAYENTKLRPIAIISEHRIFNKKMEDND